A genomic stretch from Psilocybe cubensis strain MGC-MH-2018 chromosome 1, whole genome shotgun sequence includes:
- a CDS encoding ATPase 2, plasma membrane-type, with amino-acid sequence MPVSATATAELAKYKAIVTRIIGDPLRARAGIKLLNFKPFNPIDKRTEITYREEATGKLKHVTKGMTGIIIELCSRNKTEKIENHLEKDVEEYAARGLRTLAVAYEEVDGDDFEAEANHTDNLIFLSSIALVCIIKETTFFQDTFGVRLDTNFPIASNNPQLHMVIYLQVAIISQALIFVTRFHLFFFMERPLTMLMVAFCIAQLISSIIAAYGDWGFTIIRAISGGWIGIVWVWFVMKATVIKRLRQRHEAKVAQEA; translated from the exons ATGCCGGTTTCCGCTACAGCTACCGCCGAGCTCGCAAAGTACAAGGCCATCGTCACCCGTATTATTGGTGACCCCTTGCGCGCCCGTGCTGGCATCAAGCTCCTCAACTTCAAACCTTTCAACCCCATTGACAAGCGCACAGAGATCACCTACCGCGAGGAGGCTACTGGCAAGCTCAAGCATGTCACCAAGGGTATGACTGGTATCATCATCGAACTCTGCTCGCGCAACAAGACCGAGAAGATTGAGAACCATCTCGAGAAGGACGTCGAGGAGTACGCCGCCCGTGGTCTGCGTACGCTCGCTGTTGCTTACGAGGAGGTTGACGGCGACGACTTTGAGGCTGAGG CGAATCATACTGACAATTTAATTTTCCTCTCTAGCATCGCCCTCGTCTGCATCATCAAGGAGACCACCTTCTTTCAGGACACCTTCGGCGTGCGCCTCGACACCAACTTCCCCATCGCCTCCAACAACCCTCAACTGCACATGGTTATCTACCTCCAGGTCGCCATCATCTCGCAGGCGCTCATCTTTGTCACCCGTTTCCActtgttcttcttcatggAGCGCCCTTTGACTATGCTCATGGTTGCGTTCTGCATTGCCCAGCTGATCTCGTCGATCATTGCTGCCTACGGCGACTGGGGGTTCACTATTATTAGGGCTATCAGCGGTGGATGGATTGGTATTGTCTGGGTCTGG TTTGTGATGAAGGCGACTGTCATCAAACGCCTGCGCCAGCGCCACGAGGCCAAGGTCGCACAGGAGGCATAG
- a CDS encoding DNA-directed RNA polymerase I subunit RPA12: MASRAHKIGSLLFCPNCGTLLSLPRDGEKIVTCEQCSYEEPASSYENVIITTKSDPEAFPSALRQKRKTQTKHHDTGDKGTLVSEKCPVCGHLEAYSKEMQLRSADEGSTIFYTCNGCQHKWRVNN; the protein is encoded by the exons ATGGCTTCGCGTGCACACAAAATCG GCTCGCTGCTGTTCTGCCCCAACTGTGGCACGCTGCTCTCACTCCCGCGCGACGGCGAGAAAATTGTGACCTGCGAGCAGTGCAGCTACGAGGAACCGGCTAGTT CATACGAAAAtgtcatcatcaccaccaaaTCAGACCCGGAGGCGTTCCCTTCAGCACTGAGGCAGAAGCGGAAAACACAGACAAAGCACCATGATACGGGAGACAAGGGCACTCTG GTCTCTGAAAAGTGCCCGGTGTGCGGGCATCTGGAAGCGTACTCGAAGGAGATGCAG CTACGGAGCGCGGACGAGGGATCGACAATATTCTACACG TGCAACGGGTGCCAGCACAAATGGCGAGTGAACAACTAG
- a CDS encoding Putative uncharacterized transporter YgaY produces MTTPPSPTTTIIPGPPASQAATDKKDVMVDDNLQRVESSDSEVQFTKDFGFLPIPKHLRYNPAKPPHFGLPLNIAFGFASTFIVANLYYCQPLLIQLSLAFNVTYGEVSIIPTVVQAGYATGLVLISPLGDLVRRRQLILCIVAISTSLTIGLAITNNLVVFEVLSFLVGAVTVTPQILVPLAADLAPEKRRASAIAMVLSGLLFGILMARVLAGVIAEFRSWRVVYYFAIGVQTLVLVGSYLVLPDYPSKNNDLSYFKILWTMGKFAVTEPILIQACLINLGSSACFSNFWVTLTFLLGGPPYNYSTLVIGLFGLIGMAGVAMSPVVGHVIDRLVPWYASLFGIMMLILFQSIQTGAGGINVAAVIIATFGLDIFRQMLQVSLTTAIFGISASARARLNAVSILSIFIGQVMGTSVGTHIFVKFGWRANAAFAMGLYGWQFFILLIRGPHCKRYTWFGYEGGLEARKSVVREKERLEQEGKDTQDRSQQPQNKDIQDEKSA; encoded by the exons ATGACCACCCCGCCGTCCCCCACCACGACAATCATCCCGGGGCCCCCAGCGTCCCAGGCGGCGACGGACAAGAAGGACGTCATGGTCGATGATAACTTGCAGCGCGTCGAGTCTTCGGATTCAGAGGTCCAGTTTACGAAGGATTTCGGCTTTCTTCCTATTCCAAAGCATCTGCGTTACAATCCTGCAAAACCACCGCATTTTGGGCTGCCGTTGAATATAGCGTTTGGTTTTGCTAGTACATTCA TTGTTGCAAATCTGTATTATTGCCAACCCCTGTTAA TTCAGCTGTCGTTAGCTTTCAATGTTACTTACGGGGAGGTATCTAT AATACCAACAGTAGTCCAAGCTGG CTATGCAACAGGCTTGGTACTGATATCGCCACTCGGAGACCTCGTGCGTCGACGGCAGCTTATACTGTGCATCGTCGCAATTTCCACATCATTGACCATCGGATTGGCAATCACAAATAATCTCGTCGTCTTCGAGGTATTATCCTTTCTCGTAGGAGCAGTGACTGTCACCCCACAAATCCTTGTCCCACTTGCAGCCGACCTCGCCCCCGAAAAACGACGTGCATCTGCTATCGCTATGGTCCTATCTGGGTTGCTTTTCGGCATTCTCATGGCTCGTGTTTTGGCTGGCGTTATCGCAGAGTTCAGATCATGGAGGGTGGTGTACTATTTCGCTATTGGGGTCCAAACGTTGGTTTTGGTCGGTTCATACTTGGTGCTTCCAGACTACCCAtccaagaacaacgatcTTTCGTATTTTAAAATCCTCTGGACAATGGGAAAGTTTGCGGTCACAGAGCCTATCCTTATCCAAGCATGTCTTATCAACTTGGGCTCGAGTGCATGTTTCAGCAATTTCTGGGTCACGCTGACCTTTTTATTGGGCGGTCCCCCTTACAATTACTCCAC ACTCGTAATTGGTCTGTTTGGTTTGATAGGTATGGCTGGCGTAGCCATGAGTCCTGTAGTGGGCCACGTTATCGACCGACTTGTCCCTTGGTACGCGTCGTTGTTCGGAATCATGATGCTCATACTCTTCCAGAGTATCCAGACGGGGGCGGGAGGTATCAATGTCGCCGCAGTCATTATCGCTACATTCGGCTTGGACATTTTCCGCCAGATGCTCCAGGTATCACTAACCACAGCTATATTTGG GATTTCAGCTTCTGCTCGTGCAAGGCTCAACGCTGTGTCGATTCTCTCG ATTTTCATCGGTCAAGTCATGGGAACGTCGGTTGGCACACACATCTTCGTCAAATTTGGCTGGCGCGCCAATGCCGCCTTTGCCATGGGACTCTATGGGTGGCAATTCTTCATCCTGCTCATCAGAGGACCGCATTGTAAGCGATACACCTGGTTTGGATATGAAGGCGGTTTAGAGGCGAGAAAGAGCGTTGtcagagaaaaagaaagactaGAGCAAGAGGGAAAGGACACACAAGATCGATCCCAGCAGCCGCAAAATAAGGACATTCAAGATGAAAAAAGTGCATGA
- a CDS encoding Protein YOP1 — protein sequence MSAAQKVQQHPLFVQAQNKAAYYNAQLDKELTKYPVLINLEQRTQVPKTYAVLGGLVFIVFLHSFNALAAPISNLVGWGLPAYLSFKAIESPSPHDDVQWLTYWVVFGFFNFLESFALRLVLYYVPWYFAFKSLFIVWLQLPAFRGAQTAYFTIIKPVLANVSSQSRVAAPATTNPESSHSE from the exons atgtcCGCAGCTCAGAAAGTACAGCAGCACCCTCTCTTCGTCCAGGCCCAGAACAAGGCCGCCTACTACAACGCCCAGCTCGACAAGGAG CTCACCAAGTATCCTGTCCTCATCAATCTCGAGCAACGCACCCAGGTGCCCAAGACCTACGCTGTCCTCGGCGGTCTCGTCTTTATCGTCTTCCTCCACAGCTTCAATGCTCTCGCTGCACCCATCTCCAATCTCGTAGGCTGGGGTCTCCCTGCTTACCTCTCATTCAAGGCTATCGAGTCGCCCTCGCCCCACGATGACGTCCAGTGGCTCACCTACTGGGTCGTCTTTGGcttcttcaacttcctcGAGTCCTTTGCCCTCCGCCTCGTCCTCTACTACGTTCCCTGGTATTTCGCGTTCAAGTCCCTCTTCATTGTGTGGCTCCAGCTCCCTGCTTTCCGC GGTGCGCAAACGGCGTACTTCACCATTATCAAGCCCGTGCTCGCCAACGTAAGCTCTCAGAGTCGCGTCGCCGCTCCTGCGACGACCAACCCCGAGTCCTCCCACTCGGAGTAA
- a CDS encoding Universal stress protein A family protein C25B2.10 — protein sequence MSNALAPPLRSAMKQSSRPSSPVASPQLGRVPLPPAPSTAIPAPPAAAAAPSPEHAFHPLPASNAQPPPAHSSIHHPEHEKESHHTSSHPHHPTYTPKVSFDTFENPAASMFSFTLRAQTDLYRRTRNTRVFLCAASPDESGSEALDWAIDTLVQDGDELIVFRGVDEDELAEKDHDLIRDSARELLASIQAHAHASAPDRQLSLILEYVAGKITDSIDRLIALYRPDSLVVGTRGRRFGVGLVQGLGAGLGLGVGAGGIGSVSKYCLSHSPVPVIVVRPGRKLRKAVEKRRADPKRGRHFDS from the exons ATGTCCAACGCACTCGCCCCTCCGCTCAGGAGCGCCATGAAGCAGTCTTCCCGGCCCAGCTCTCCCGTAGCCTCCCCGCAACTCGGCCGCGTGCCCCTTCCCCCCGCACCGAGCACAGCCATCCCCGCCCcgcccgccgccgccgccgccccgTCCCCCGAGCACGCCTTCCACCCGCTCCCCGCCTCCAACGCCCAGCCCCCGCCCGCCCACTCCAGCATCCACCACCCCGAGCATGAGAAGGAGTCCCACCACACCTCAtcccacccccaccacccGACCTACACCCCCAAGGTCTCCTTCGACACCTTTGAGAACCCCGCTGCAAGCATGTTCTCCTTCACCCTCCGCGCACAGACAGATCTCTACCGCCGCACACGCAACACCCGTGTCTTCCTGTGCGCTGCGAGTCCAGATGAGAGCGGGAGCGAAGCGCTGGACTGGGCGATCGACACCCTCGTCCAGGATGGAGATGAGCTGATCGTGTTTCGAGGcgtcgatgaagacgagCTGG CGGAAAAAGACCACGATCTAATCCGCGACTCTGCGCGCGAACTTCTGGCATCCATCCAGGCCCACGCCCACGCCTCCGCACCCGACCGCCAGCTCTCCCTCATCCTCGAATACGTCGCCGGAAAAATCACAGACTCCATCGACCGCCTCATCGCGCTGTACCGCCCCGACTCTCTCGTCGTCGGCACGCGCGGACGGCGCTTCGGCGTCGGTTTGGTGCAGGGACTCGGCGCGGGCCTGGGGCTGGGCGTCGGTGCCGGGGGCATCGGGAGTGTGAGCAA GTATTGTCTCTCACATTCGCCTGTGCCGGTCATTGTCGTCCGGCCTGGTAGAAAACTGCGCAAGGCCGTCGAAAAGCGCCGCGCAGATCCCAAGCGTGGTAGGCACTTTGATTCTTGA
- a CDS encoding UNC93-like protein (UNC93-like protein C922.05c) has protein sequence MSGLDNHEKSGYNSGSSDDGSQRGVAVFERPTGIKGFYHHPVTQVVMLGFVCFMGPGLFNALNGLGAGGQVDATTSANANATLYATFAAGAFFSGTVNNILGSRITLLLGTTGYSLYIGAFLAMNIHPHAGAFVITAGAILGICAGLLWTAQGSLMMAYATESQKGKFIGIFWAIFNVGAVVGAAVSLGQNFHSTIGFLILTLIGVCIPLFMVNPENMIRTDGTKVTTPRHPSWKTEIYGLWMTLVKDPMIILLFPMFFASNWFYAWQFNDFNNAFFNIRARSLNNLVYWLAQIVGSLAIGTLLDQKILSRRTRAFSGWVILFLMTFIVHIWAYFYQKQYTRESLPPDSTNKMDIFDHGYVGRIFLYIFCGLLDAMWQTTAYWIMGAMSNDPAKLAYFAGFYKSIQSAGGAGSWRADAVKTPFMNMFISTWVLLVAGLVFALPMIHLRVKDHTELADETLLRMDDSGRILDPSQVPRERRVAVAAEN, from the exons ATGTCAGGCCTCGATAACCATGAAAAGTCGGGCTACAACAGTGGCAGCAGCGACGATGGCTCTCAGCGAGGAGTGGCTGTCTTTGAACGCCCCACTGGAATCAAAGGATTCTATCACCATCCAGTGACCCAAGTCGTTATGTTAGGCTTTGTCTGCTTCATGGGTCCAG GATTGTTTAATGCTCTGAACGGTCTCGGCGCAGGAGGGCAAGTCGATGCTACAACCAGTGCTAACGCGAATGCGACATTGTATGCTACTTTTGCCGCAGGAGCCTTCTTCTCTGG CACCGTCAATAACATTCTTGGCTCTCGTATTACCCTCTTACTCGGCACCACTGGTTATTCACTCTACATCGGAGCGTTTTT GGCAATGAACATCCACCCACATGCAGGCGCGTTCGTGATTACGGCAGGTGCTATTCTGGGCATTTGTGCAGGACTGTTGTGGACTGCTCAAGGGTCCCTGATGATGGCCTACGCGACTGAGAGCCAGAAGGGCAAATTTATTGGTATATTTTGGGCCATCTTCAACGTAGGCGCTGTTGTTGGCGCAGCTGTGTCTCTTGGCCAGAATTTCCATTCCACG ATCGGATTCCTTATTCTTACCTTGATTGGTGTCTGTATTCCCCTCTTTATGGTCAATCCCGAAAACATGATCCGCACCGACGGGACAAAAGTAACCACTCCCCGTCACCCATCGTGGAAGACCGAGATTTACGGACTATGGATGACTCTGGTGAAAGACCCGATGatcattctgctcttccCCATGTTCTTCGCATCGAATTGGTTCTACGCGTGGC AATTCAATGACTTCAATAATGCTTTCTTCAACATCCGAGCCCGCTCTCTCAATAACTTGGTCTACTGGCTTGCTCAAATTGTCGGATCGCTTGCTATTGGTACCCTTCTTGATCAAAAAATTCTTTCTCGACGCACTCGCGCCTTTTCAGGATGGGttattcttttcttgatgacgttTATTGTGCACATTTGGGCATACTTCTATCAAAA GCAATACACCAGAGAAAGCCTTCCACCTGACTCTACAAACAAGATGGATATCTTCGACCATGGTTACGTTGGACGAATCTTCCTCTATATTTTCTGTGGTCTTCTCGACGCTATGTGGCAGACCACTGCCTACTGGATTATGggtgccatgtccaatgaCCCTGCCAAATTGGCATACTTCGCTGGATTCT ACAAATCCATTCAGTCTGCAGGAGGTGCTGGATCATGGAGAGCTGATGCTGTGAAGACTCC CTTCATGAACATGTTCATCTCCACCTGGGTGCTCCTCGTGGCCGGACTTGTCTTTGCTCTCCCCATGATTCACCTTCGAGTCAAAGACCACACTGAGCTCGCAGACGAGACTCT CCTCCGCATGGATGATTCCGGAAGGATTCTTGACCCTTCGCAAGTGCCTCGGGAGAGGAGGGTAGCAGTTGCAGCTGAGAATTAG
- a CDS encoding Serine/threonine-protein kinase sid2 has translation MYCLTVKPHQTIYGVYRVKPGISGLSGVETRDLAYSPITGDPVTEWGLSIFVRRCDLSFLFKISAAMPQTPNLSGPPSPAKQVSGLPQYSSPYYRDIHMDTAKGTMQGYNDIYMATAKGGHLVDDIRMETARGGSTLKPQGGFQVWERELLESSEVKRKATVAQLCKYNFLDYYFQTLGYIAARKDRRAKFDKDTASRNLKGPEYQKEFKSYCGRERVILRRRRTKLRVDQFHIIAQVGQGGYGEVFLARKQESGEVCALKKMRKRTLFKMDEIRHVLVERDILTATKTPWLVRLLYAFQDPEYVYLAMEYVPGGDFRTLLNNSGVLKEEHARFYISEMFAAVNELHKLGYIHRDLKPENFLVDGSGHVKLTDFGLATGALNPKRIESLKVKLDKVKDNQVIHRSTIERRSIYRSIRNEDPRYADSIVGSPDYMAPEVLRGKPYTYSVDYWSLGCIFFEFLAGFPPFSGSTPEETWTNLKNWTKVLRRPEYDKPEDLIFNLTDVAWDAVTRLIAHSSIRYATMDQVTAHPFFQNVKWEDLRSVRAPFVPALDSEIDTGYYDDFTSPEDMAKYAEVKEKQQNVDKVKEKEEPFGRGVWVGFTFGKNGPGAKAVAQGGYEDGALATIF, from the exons ATGTACTGCCTTACGGTTAAACCCCACCAGACTATCTACGGAGTATACCGTGTGAAACCTGGTATATCCGGATTGTCTGGAGTCGAGACTAGGGATCTGGCCTATTCTCCCATAACCGGGGATCCTGTTACCGAATGGGGCCttagcatttttgtccggcgt TGCGATCTCAGCTTCCTATTCAAAATCAGCGCTGCAATGCCACAAACACCAAATCTTTCAGGTCCGCCTTCACCAGCCAAACAGGTATCAGGCCTTCCTCAGTATTCATCTCCCTATTATCGCGACATTCATATGGACACCGCCAAAGGCACCATGCAGGGCTATAACGACATCTACATGGCTACGGCGAAAGGTGGTCACCTCGTCGATGACATTCGAATGGAAACAGCTAGAGGTGGTTCGACATTAAAACCACAGGGCGGGTTCCAAGTTTGGGAAAGGGAACTGCTGGAAAGCAGCGAGGTGAAGAGAAAGGCAACAGTTGCGCAACTTTGCAAGTATA ATTTTCTTGATTATTACTTCCAGACGCTAGGTTACATTGCAGCACGCAAAGATCGCCGCGCTAAGTTCGACAAGGATACCGCGTCGCGAAATCTGAAAGGCCCAGAGTACCAAAAGGAATTCAAGTCATACTGTGGACGTGAACGCGTCATTCTACGACGGCGGCGGACAAAACTTAGAGTCGACCAGTTCCATATCATCGCGCAAGTCGGACAGGGTGGATATGGCGAAGTGTTTTTGGCACGGAAGCAGGAATCAGGGGAAGTGTGCGCGCTCAAGAAGATGAGAAAGCGGACGCTGTTTAAAATGGATGAG ATCCGACACGTCCTCGTTGAGCGCGATATCCTCACTGCGACCAAAACGCCTTGGCTTGTCCGCCTCCTATATGCATTCCAAGATCCAGAATACGTCTATCTCGCCATGGAGTACGTCCCCGGTGGAGACTTCCGTACGCTTCTAAACAATTCTGGGGTCCTGAAAGAAGAACACGCGCGATTTTACATCAGCGAAATGTTCGCTGCTGTCAATGAATTGCATAAGCTTGGATACATTCATCGTGATCTGAAACCTGAG AACTTCCTTGTGGACGGCTCTGGTCATGTAAAACTTACAGATTTCGGACTGGCGACAGGAGCCCTGAACCCAAAGCGAATTGAATCGCTGAAAGTCAAA CTTGACAAAGTCAAAGACAATCAAGTAATACACCGCTCGACCATTGAGCGACGATCCATCTACCGCTCCATCCGTAATGAAGATCCCCGCTATGCAGACTCCATCGTCGGATCCCCAGATTACATG GCTCCCGAGGTCCTGCGCGGAAAACCGTACACCTACTCTGTCGACTATTGGTCCCTCGGTTGCATTTTTTTCGAGTTCCTTGCTGGATTCCCCCCATTCAGTGGCAGCACCCCCGAAGAAACGTGGACGAACCTCAAAAACTGGACCAAAGTACTACGTCGGCCTGAATACGACAAACCCGAGGACCTTATTTTCAATCTGACCGATGTTGCATGGGACGCTGTCACAAG GTTGATCGCACACTCCAGTATTAGGTACGCAACGATGGACCAAGTAACCGCCCACCCTTTCTTCCAAAACGTCAAATGGGAAGATCTACGTTCCGTACGGGCCCCCTTTGTCCCCGCCCTCGATTCCGAGATCGACACAGGCTACTACGATGATTTCACCTCTCCAGAAGACATGGCTAAATATGCCGAGGTCAAGGAAAAGCAACAGAATGTCGACAAGGTcaaggagaaagaagagCCATTCGGACGAGGTGTGTGGGTTGGGTTTACATTTGGTAAAAATGGGCCTGGCGCGAAAGCGGTTGCACAGGGAGGCTACGAGGATGGTGCTCTGGCGACCATCTTCTAG